The following are encoded together in the Chaetodon auriga isolate fChaAug3 chromosome 4, fChaAug3.hap1, whole genome shotgun sequence genome:
- the arhgef38 gene encoding rho guanine nucleotide exchange factor 38 — protein MDPSEAGGAEREKEKDKTIKRRNRPVFLRYLERRKTDTIVADDTSKGDINLGTLVRRSQSDKTEYSAKLKEKMTPLDLSTPPSPALDPEEVRLRKMSRRAKVIQELVQTEKDFLTDLELCIREVVQPLRNLQVVDVDRLFTNMETVCEVSAALLHRLHEAMADPDQEAVVIGEVFIQAKAALEDVYKIYCYHHDDANMSLKAYEKEEEIKQHFTTCVLALKKIYDQEGKPNLLDMGSLLIKPVQRIMKYPLLLGELWQATPEDHPDYRPLQEAFTAAKIINVNINEFKRRKDIVMKYKRLEDEGTLRGKLHKFNIHSIRKKGDRFAGYLKILTGVEPQVRDEVFDREEKLFRSLEKAVRQLVRNVQCYLQHAQEMVSVAVQNVQDMENIIKEPTKNGTNGSLHRNGNDPYKHFKNRMERLVLAPLSALQGMFTAPQKLIQKRYDKLLDYCSRLERSSSFSSLSSTSASSPSLVSEDPSGPARRDYEALNALLVEELQRFNMAAHTILTNCVVYLVALLRGLMDQILLCSPSIQQLPAPLSNIAEVQNCIMEELNNLTFVKDNAQKLMERKVSFERQRDKKITMPEVQHQTEEQRARLLAEHPLSRLYQLKRKCNGCQEQDLSLLEGELVALLEDTDPLGSSSRWLVHTGGAQGYVYSTFLKPYNPLRDSQRAGQMVREQQQPPPAMVDEDFDDLSLFVSGSGSSSLRSFNLNTTDSSSILSGLQGEPESPEDLEDSPDTEAQQFYAVYAFQARCDQELTLQEYQHVRILQFSDLGGNKDWWLAESNGQRGYVPANYLGRMSYA, from the exons ATGGATCCCAGCGAGGCCGGCGGggctgagagggagaaggagaaggacaaAACCATAAAGAGGAGGAACCGGCCCGTGTTCCTGCGTTacctggagaggagaaagacgGACACTATCGTGGCTGATGACACGTCCAAAGGAGACATCAACCTGGGGACGCTGGTGAGGAGGAGTCAGTCTGACAAGACGGAGTACAGCGCTAAACTTAAAG AGAAAATGACGCCGCTCGACCTGTCCACACCCCCCTCGCCAGCACTGGACCCAGAGGAGGTCCGTTTGAGGAAGATGAGCCGCAGGGCGAAGGTCATTCAGGAGCTGGTGCAGACTGAGAAGGACTTCCTCACAGACCTGGAGCTGTGCATCAGAGAGGTGGTCCAGCCTCTGAGAAATCTGCAG GTCGTGGATGTAGACAGGCTGTTCACCAACATGGAGACAGTGTGTGAGGTATCTGCAGCGCTGCTCCACAGGCTGCACGAGGCCATGGCTGACCCTGACCAGGAGGCCGTTGTCATAG GTGAAGTGTTCATCCAGGCGAAGGCAGCTTTAGAGGATGTGTATAAGATTTACTGTTACCACCATGATGATGCCAACATGTCGCTCAAAGCGTacgagaaagaggaagaaataaagCAACATTTCACCACGTGTGTGTTAGCGCTGAA GAAAATCTATGACCAAGA AGGGAAACCCAACTTGCTAGACATGGGTTCACTGCTCATCAAACCGGTGCAGAGGATCATGAAGTACCCGCTGCTGCTCGGGGAGCTGTGGCAGGCCACACCTGAAGACCACCCTGACTACCGGCCCCTGCAGGAGGCGTTCACTGCCGCCAAGATCATCAACGTTAACATCAACGAGTTCAAGAGGCGCAAGGACATAG TTATGAAGTATAAGAGGCTGGAAGATGAAGGAACACTGAGGGGCAAACTGCACAAGTTCAACATCCACTCTATCCGGAAGAAAGGCGACAGGTTTGCTGGCTACCTCAAGATCCTCACTGGAGTTGAACCACAG GTGAGAGATGAAGTGTTTGACCGAGAGGAGAAGCTGTTCAGGAGTCTGGAGAAGGCCGTGAGGCAGCTGGTCAGGAATGTTCAGTGCTACCTGCAGCACGCTCAG GAGATGGTGTCTGTGGCTGTGCAGAATGTCCAGGACATGGAGAACATCATCAAGGAGCCCACCAAAAATGGCACAAACGGCTCACTGCACAGGAACGGAAACGACCCCTATAAGCACTTT aaaaacagaatggaGCGCTTGGTCCTCGCCCCCCTCTCCGCCCTGCAGGGCATGTTCACGGCCCCGCAGAAGCTCATCCAGAAGCGATATGACAAACTGCTGGATTACTGCAGCCGGTTGGAgcgctcttcttctttttcatcccTGTCATCTACCAGcgcttcctctccctcactggTCTCAGAAGACCCGTCCGGTCCTGCCAGGAGGGACTACGAAGCTCTCAACGCCTTGCTTGTGGAGGAGTTGCAGCGGTTCAACATGGCCGCCCATACCATCCTGACCAACTGTGTGGTGTACCTGGTGGCTCTGCTCAGAGGGCTGATGGACCAAATCCTGCTGTGTTCCCCGTCCATACAGCAGCTGCCA GCTCCACTGTCAAACATCGCTGAGGTGCAGAACTGCATCATGGAAGAGCTGAACAATCTGACGTTTGTCAAAGACAACGCACAGAAGTTAATGGAGCGAAAAGTCAGCTTCGAGAGGCAGCGAGACAAGAAAATAACG ATGCCGGAGGTGCAGCATCAGACCGAGGAGCAGCGCGCCCGGCTGCTGGCGGAGCACCCGCTGAGCCGTCTGTACCAGCTGAAGAGGAAGTGCAACGGCTGCCAGGAGCAGGACCTCAGCCTGCTGGAGGGGGAGCTGGTGGCCCTGCTGGAGGACACGGACCCATTAGGCAGCAGCAGCCGCTGGCTGGTTCACACCGgag GTGCACAGGGCTACGTCTACTCCACCTTCCTGAAGCCGTACAACCCTCTGAGGGACTCCCAGCGGGCAGGCCAGAtggtcagagagcagcagcagccgccgccTGCCATGGTGGACGAGGACTTTGACGACCTCAGCCTGTTTGTGTcaggcagcggcagcagcagcctgcgcAGCTTCAACCTCAACACCACCGACAGCAGCTCCATCCTCTCTGGACTACAGGGGGAGCCAGAGAGCCCCGAAGACCTGGAGGACAGTCCGGACACTGAGgctcagcag TTTTACGCCGTCTACGCCTTTCAAGCTCGCTGCGACCAGGAGCTGACCTTGCAGGAGTACCAGCACGTCCGCATCCTCCAGTTCTCCGACCTGGGAGGCAACAAGGACTGGTGGTTAGCCGAGTCTAACGGACAGAGGGGATACGTCCCGGCCAACTACCTTGGCAGGATGTCTTACGCGTAA
- the ppa2 gene encoding inorganic pyrophosphatase 2, mitochondrial: MSALLLRCSPGRLLTGFGSFSASRSKLVTQAAAMPQRCNLRKTHFQTEARGHPNSPDYRIYFKNSEGKYVSPFHDIPLKAETEQDNDVPAKKPKKNESEVLFNMVVEVPRWSNAKMEIATKEPLNPIKQDVKKGKLRYVANVFPHKGYIWNYGALPQTWEDPNHRDKETECCGDNDPIDVCEIGSQVCFPGQVIEVKVLGILAMIDEGEMDWKLIAINTDDPDAPNLNSIEDVRRSRPGHLEATVDWFRKYKVPDGKPENQFGFNGQFRDKDFAVEIIKSTHEHWRALVQRQTNSAGIACKNISCCESPFRCSEEESRAVVQSAPAFGAAYPVSPEVDKWHFV; the protein is encoded by the exons ATGAGCGCGCTGCTGCTGCGCTGTTCGCCCGGCCGCCTGCTGACGGGGTTCGGCTCGTTTTCCGCTTCTCGGAGCAAACTCGTCACACAAGCAGCAGCGATGCCTCAGCGGTGTAatctgagaaaaacacactttcaaacGGAGGCGAGAGGACACCCCAATTCTCCTGACTACCGGATTTATTTTA AAAACTCTGAAGGAAAATACGTCTCGCCGTTCCACGACATTCCACttaaagcagagacagagcag GACAATGACGTGCCGGCTAAGAAACCCAAGAAGAATGAGAGCGAG GTGCTCTTCAACATGGTTGTGGAGGTACCTCGATGGTCAAATGCTAAAATGGAG ATTGCAACAAAGGAACCTCTGAACCCGATCAAACAAGACGTAAAGAAGGGAAAGCTGCGCTATGTTGCCAACGTATTTCCCCACAAAGGTTACATTTGGAACTATGGGGCACTCCCACAG ACCTGGGAGGACCCAAACCAccgagacaaagagacagagtgcTGTGGTGATAATGATCCCATCGACGTCTGTGAGATCGGCTCTCAG GTGTGCTTTCCGGGTCAGGTGATCGAGGTGAAAGTACTCGGCATCTTGGCCATGATCGATGAGGGAGAAATGGACTGGAAGCTCATCGCTATCAACACGGACGATCCAGATGCCCCAAACCTGAACA GCATCGAGGATGTCCGCAGGAGCCGGCCCGGTCATTTAGAGGCCACCGTCGACTGGTTCAGGAAATATAAGGTGCCCGATGGAAAGCCTGAGAACCAGTTTGGATTCAATGGACAGTTCAGAGACAAG GACTTTGCCGTTGAGATCATTAAGTCCACCCACGAGCACTGGAGGGCACTagtgcagaggcagacaaacagtGCAGGAATCGCATG CAAAAATATCTCCTGCTGTGAGAGCCCTTTCAGATGCAGTGaagaagagagcagagctgTGGTCCAGTCG GCCCCTGCGTTTGGCGCTGCATATCCTGTCTCTCCAGAGG TGGATAAGTGGCATTTTGTCTGA
- the ints12 gene encoding integrator complex subunit 12 isoform X1 produces MNRSVFPVEAMAGPVSLELDPIFLKGLSYLHSKSKDSAEKLKALLDESLARGSDSTYRSLQKDIEVSKPSVSKLSLSKQDSKSSSSSSSSSSSSGGGGGSKSSSEKSKKEAEKRPSEKVRVDLGEADPPKKPRLEKQENRSSPITVQTSKDLLPNINDYDETNADDFAMEMGLACVVCRQMTVTMGNQLVECQECHNLYHQDCHKPQVTDKEVNDPRLVWYCARCTRQMKRMAQKPPQKPSPASASSAPVVKDTLVKKTELKAKPDTTSTFQAFKRAEVKASTPSANPTSSSSSSSGSGLTGWAAFGAKTSPSLPASSKLGSSGASGSHKTLTTPSGQKPVGLSGLAGAKSGLGGAKIPGSGNGNGSSQAPLKPPPPLTLGKQPLNRSSSGETQGKGSSSSGAGSPGSSQASAGGNGGGNGGGNGNNGNGSKAAPGDKAPTSQESQLNAMKRLQLVKKKAAQKKLKK; encoded by the exons TCTGTTTTTCCAGTTGAAGCCATGGCTGGGCCTGTCAGTCTGGAGCTGGATCCCATCTTCCTAAAGGGCTTGAGTTACCTGCACTCCAAGAGCAAAGACTCTGCTGAGAAACTCAAAGCTTTACTGGACGAGTCGCTCGCAAGAGGAAGTGACTCGACGTACCGTTCACTGCAGAAG GATATAGAGGTGTCCAAGCCGTCTGTGTCAAAGCTGAGCTTAAGTAAACAGGACTCCAAGTCTTCCTCAAGTTCctcgtcctccagcagcagcagcggcggcggcggcggtaGCAAATCGAGCTCtgaaaagagcaagaaagaggCTGAGAAGAGACCCTCCGAGAAG GTCAGGGTCGACTTGGGCGAGGCGGACCCTCCGAAGAAGCCTCGTTTGGAGAAACAGGAGAATCGCTCTTCTCCAATCACGGTTCAGACGAGCAAAGACCTCCTGCCGAACATCAACGACTACGATGAGACCAATGCTGATGACTTTGCCATGGAAATGGGCCTGGCTTGTGTGGTCTGCAG ACAAATGACCGTGACCATGGGAAACCAGTTGGTCGAGTGCCAGGAGTGCCATAATCTGTACCACCAGGACTGCCACAAGCCCCAGGTGACAGACAAGGAAGTGAATGACCCGCGGCTGGTGTGGTACTGCGCGCGCTGCACCAGGCAGATGAAACGCATG GCCCAGAAGCCCCCACAGAAACCCTCCCCTGCATCCGCATCGTCAGCGCCCGTCGTCAAAGACACTCTGGTGAAGAAGACTGAGCTCAAAGCCAAGCCTGACACGACCAGCACCTTCCAGGCCTTCAAACGAGCCGAAGTGAAG GCATCCACGCCGTCAGCCAaccccaccagcagcagctcctcctcctcaggcagCGGCCTCACGGGCTGGGCTGCGTTCGGCGCCAAGACGAGCCCATCTCTTCCCGCCAGCTCCAAACTGGGATCCTCGGGCGCGAGCGGGAGCCACAAGACCTTGACGACTCCTTCTGGCCAGAAACCTGTCGGGCTGTCTGGGCTGGCGGGAGCCAAGTCGGGACTCGGGGGTGCAAAGATACCTGGGAGCGGCAACGGAAACGGCTCCAGCCAGGCGCCGCTgaagccccctcctcccctgaCTCTGGGCAAGCAGCCGCTCAACCGTTCATCGAGCGGCGAGACCCAAGGGAAAGGGTCGTCCTCATCGGGGGCGGGCTCACCGGGCAGCTCCCAGGCCAGCGCGGGAGGGAACGGCGGCGGTAACGGAGGAGGCAACGGGAACAATGGGAACGGGTCGAAGGCTGCACCAGGGGACAAAGCGCCAACATCCCAAGAGTCCCAGCTCAACGCCATGAAACGGTTACAGCTGGTGAAGAAGAAAGCAGCTcagaagaaactgaagaaatga
- the ints12 gene encoding integrator complex subunit 12 isoform X2 codes for MAGPVSLELDPIFLKGLSYLHSKSKDSAEKLKALLDESLARGSDSTYRSLQKDIEVSKPSVSKLSLSKQDSKSSSSSSSSSSSSGGGGGSKSSSEKSKKEAEKRPSEKVRVDLGEADPPKKPRLEKQENRSSPITVQTSKDLLPNINDYDETNADDFAMEMGLACVVCRQMTVTMGNQLVECQECHNLYHQDCHKPQVTDKEVNDPRLVWYCARCTRQMKRMAQKPPQKPSPASASSAPVVKDTLVKKTELKAKPDTTSTFQAFKRAEVKASTPSANPTSSSSSSSGSGLTGWAAFGAKTSPSLPASSKLGSSGASGSHKTLTTPSGQKPVGLSGLAGAKSGLGGAKIPGSGNGNGSSQAPLKPPPPLTLGKQPLNRSSSGETQGKGSSSSGAGSPGSSQASAGGNGGGNGGGNGNNGNGSKAAPGDKAPTSQESQLNAMKRLQLVKKKAAQKKLKK; via the exons ATGGCTGGGCCTGTCAGTCTGGAGCTGGATCCCATCTTCCTAAAGGGCTTGAGTTACCTGCACTCCAAGAGCAAAGACTCTGCTGAGAAACTCAAAGCTTTACTGGACGAGTCGCTCGCAAGAGGAAGTGACTCGACGTACCGTTCACTGCAGAAG GATATAGAGGTGTCCAAGCCGTCTGTGTCAAAGCTGAGCTTAAGTAAACAGGACTCCAAGTCTTCCTCAAGTTCctcgtcctccagcagcagcagcggcggcggcggcggtaGCAAATCGAGCTCtgaaaagagcaagaaagaggCTGAGAAGAGACCCTCCGAGAAG GTCAGGGTCGACTTGGGCGAGGCGGACCCTCCGAAGAAGCCTCGTTTGGAGAAACAGGAGAATCGCTCTTCTCCAATCACGGTTCAGACGAGCAAAGACCTCCTGCCGAACATCAACGACTACGATGAGACCAATGCTGATGACTTTGCCATGGAAATGGGCCTGGCTTGTGTGGTCTGCAG ACAAATGACCGTGACCATGGGAAACCAGTTGGTCGAGTGCCAGGAGTGCCATAATCTGTACCACCAGGACTGCCACAAGCCCCAGGTGACAGACAAGGAAGTGAATGACCCGCGGCTGGTGTGGTACTGCGCGCGCTGCACCAGGCAGATGAAACGCATG GCCCAGAAGCCCCCACAGAAACCCTCCCCTGCATCCGCATCGTCAGCGCCCGTCGTCAAAGACACTCTGGTGAAGAAGACTGAGCTCAAAGCCAAGCCTGACACGACCAGCACCTTCCAGGCCTTCAAACGAGCCGAAGTGAAG GCATCCACGCCGTCAGCCAaccccaccagcagcagctcctcctcctcaggcagCGGCCTCACGGGCTGGGCTGCGTTCGGCGCCAAGACGAGCCCATCTCTTCCCGCCAGCTCCAAACTGGGATCCTCGGGCGCGAGCGGGAGCCACAAGACCTTGACGACTCCTTCTGGCCAGAAACCTGTCGGGCTGTCTGGGCTGGCGGGAGCCAAGTCGGGACTCGGGGGTGCAAAGATACCTGGGAGCGGCAACGGAAACGGCTCCAGCCAGGCGCCGCTgaagccccctcctcccctgaCTCTGGGCAAGCAGCCGCTCAACCGTTCATCGAGCGGCGAGACCCAAGGGAAAGGGTCGTCCTCATCGGGGGCGGGCTCACCGGGCAGCTCCCAGGCCAGCGCGGGAGGGAACGGCGGCGGTAACGGAGGAGGCAACGGGAACAATGGGAACGGGTCGAAGGCTGCACCAGGGGACAAAGCGCCAACATCCCAAGAGTCCCAGCTCAACGCCATGAAACGGTTACAGCTGGTGAAGAAGAAAGCAGCTcagaagaaactgaagaaatga